A stretch of the Actinomycetota bacterium genome encodes the following:
- a CDS encoding hemolysin family protein yields the protein MESSTLSLIGFLILLALSAFSSAAETALTSVNRIKVKHMVEEKVSRAAILDALLERPTKFLATILLLNNLVNIGAASLAAVMAANLGLSYPAVISTGVVTFLVLVYGEITPKTFAAQNAERIALLVARPISLLCMALFPIARLFIFIANTFIRLFGGKTMKEGPFITEEELRTMVSVGEREGVIEEQEKEMIHSVFEFGDTVVREVMVPRMDMVCVDSNASLEEVLDLIAREKHSRIPVYEDTVDNIIGIIYSKDLLTQVAKGNAKISLKKLVRPVHYIPETKKVSELLRELQRRRQRMAIVVDEYGGTAGLVTIEDLLEEIVGEIYDEYDLEKVMIEQIDDNNIRVDARVNLDEVNEILGINLPDFECDTIGGFVYNLVGKIPSEGEKVDFEGLTFTVEKVIGRRISKILITKNPDKLESQSK from the coding sequence TTGGAAAGTAGCACATTATCGCTGATTGGTTTCCTGATTTTACTTGCGCTTTCTGCTTTTTCGTCTGCCGCTGAAACCGCTCTTACCTCGGTGAATCGCATAAAAGTTAAACACATGGTCGAGGAAAAAGTTTCGAGGGCAGCTATCTTAGATGCTTTACTGGAACGCCCAACTAAATTTTTGGCCACGATTCTTTTGTTGAATAATCTTGTGAATATTGGTGCCGCTTCACTGGCCGCAGTCATGGCGGCAAATCTTGGTCTAAGCTATCCCGCCGTAATTTCCACCGGCGTGGTTACCTTCTTAGTTCTTGTTTATGGAGAGATTACACCCAAGACCTTCGCTGCACAGAATGCGGAGCGAATTGCATTATTGGTTGCCAGACCCATTTCCCTCCTGTGCATGGCTCTCTTTCCCATAGCTCGATTGTTCATTTTTATTGCCAACACGTTCATAAGACTTTTTGGCGGGAAGACCATGAAGGAAGGTCCATTCATCACTGAGGAGGAACTAAGGACGATGGTCTCCGTGGGAGAAAGAGAGGGCGTAATTGAGGAACAAGAGAAGGAAATGATCCATAGCGTCTTTGAATTTGGGGATACGGTTGTGAGAGAAGTAATGGTTCCAAGGATGGATATGGTGTGCGTGGATAGTAATGCTTCTTTGGAAGAGGTTCTCGATCTCATCGCCAGGGAGAAACATTCCAGAATTCCCGTCTATGAAGACACCGTGGACAATATCATAGGGATCATATATTCCAAGGACCTTTTGACTCAGGTGGCGAAGGGGAACGCAAAAATTTCTTTGAAAAAACTCGTTCGACCGGTTCATTATATCCCTGAAACGAAAAAGGTGAGCGAACTTTTAAGGGAGCTCCAACGCAGGAGACAACGTATGGCCATAGTGGTCGATGAGTATGGAGGCACCGCTGGGCTTGTTACCATAGAAGATCTTCTTGAAGAAATAGTGGGAGAGATTTACGACGAATATGATTTGGAAAAGGTCATGATCGAGCAAATCGATGATAACAATATAAGAGTCGATGCCAGAGTCAACTTGGATGAGGTAAATGAGATTTTGGGCATAAATCTTCCCGATTTTGAATGTGATACGATCGGTGGTTTTGTTTATAATTTAGTGGGCAAGATTCCATCTGAAGGAGAGAAGGTCGATTTCGAGGGACTCACCTTCACCGTAGAAAAGGTCATTGGGAGAAGAATTTCTAAGATTTTAATAACCAAAAATCCCGATAAACTCGAAAGCCAGTCAAAATAA
- the deoC gene encoding deoxyribose-phosphate aldolase — protein sequence MTITKGELAKSIDYTLLRPDVIPEDIRRLCKEARVYNFAAVFVNPFYVNLAAELLKSSPVKVGTVVGFPLGASTPTTKRFEAENAIERGAREIDMVMNIGALKAGDLDIVYRDIHAVVDVVRQKEIEESAGTILVKVIIEACYLTDVEKRIACRLIEEAGADFVKTSTGFGPGGATIEDVMLLRESVSPEIGVKASGGIRTYKQVVTMLDAGASRIGTSAGVQIMEEFLQRLGVKGQKS from the coding sequence ATGACCATCACTAAAGGAGAGCTGGCCAAAAGCATCGACTATACCCTCTTACGACCAGATGTAATCCCGGAGGATATAAGGAGGTTATGCAAGGAAGCAAGGGTATATAATTTTGCGGCGGTATTTGTCAATCCCTTTTACGTTAATTTGGCCGCTGAGCTTCTTAAGAGTTCCCCCGTGAAGGTGGGCACCGTGGTGGGTTTCCCCCTGGGGGCGAGCACCCCAACCACCAAGCGTTTTGAAGCCGAGAATGCAATTGAACGGGGGGCTCGAGAGATCGATATGGTGATGAACATCGGAGCCCTAAAAGCTGGAGATTTAGATATCGTCTACCGTGATATCCATGCCGTTGTGGATGTAGTACGACAAAAGGAAATCGAGGAAAGTGCAGGTACCATTTTAGTCAAGGTGATCATAGAAGCTTGCTATCTCACCGATGTGGAGAAGCGCATTGCTTGCAGACTCATCGAGGAGGCAGGAGCGGATTTTGTTAAAACCTCAACGGGGTTTGGTCCGGGAGGTGCTACCATTGAGGATGTAATGCTCTTGCGGGAGTCAGTAAGTCCTGAAATAGGTGTTAAGGCTTCCGGGGGCATAAGAACATACAAACAGGTTGTGACGATGCTAGATGCTGGTGCGTCCCGAATTGGAACGAGTGCTGGAGTCCAGATTATGGAAGAATTCCTCCAAAGGCTAGGGGTTAAGGGTCAGAAGTCATGA
- the cdd gene encoding cytidine deaminase, translating to MRTLKEEELIEIAKQARLKAYAPYSNFRVGAALLASDGRIFTGCNIENASYGLSICAERVALLKAVSEGCSDFIKLVIVTDTKEPCSPCGACRQVLFEFNPDISILMVNLEGKQLVMTARELLPKPFVLG from the coding sequence TTGAGGACGTTGAAAGAAGAAGAGTTAATCGAGATCGCAAAACAGGCTCGTCTCAAAGCTTATGCTCCTTACTCTAATTTTAGAGTTGGAGCGGCTCTTTTGGCTTCTGATGGTCGAATTTTCACCGGATGTAATATTGAGAATGCCTCATATGGTTTATCCATTTGTGCCGAGAGGGTTGCCCTATTAAAGGCTGTTTCTGAAGGATGCAGCGATTTTATCAAACTCGTGATTGTGACGGATACCAAAGAACCGTGTTCTCCATGTGGTGCGTGTAGGCAGGTTCTTTTTGAATTCAATCCGGATATATCCATTCTTATGGTGAATCTTGAGGGGAAGCAGCTCGTAATGACCGCTAGGGAGCTACTTCCCAAACCTTTTGTACTCGGATAG
- the ybeY gene encoding rRNA maturation RNase YbeY: protein MEILVSNQSEFPVNLGLLRDLARYTLLCEGVEPLVELSVALVDQTEIRNLNLKYRGIDEPTDVLSFPLLEETPETASSPKILGEVVICPEIAEHQAKKYGQSIIEELCLLLVHGILHLLHYNHEERKRAKLMRDREREILSRFFKGRRQR, encoded by the coding sequence ATGGAAATCCTCGTGAGTAACCAGTCCGAGTTCCCCGTTAATTTGGGTTTACTCCGGGACTTAGCTCGTTATACGTTGCTTTGTGAGGGTGTTGAACCACTCGTAGAATTGAGTGTAGCTTTAGTGGATCAAACGGAAATCCGTAATTTGAATTTGAAATATAGAGGTATCGATGAACCGACGGATGTTCTTTCCTTTCCCTTGTTGGAGGAGACCCCCGAAACAGCGTCCTCCCCAAAAATTTTGGGCGAGGTTGTAATTTGTCCTGAAATTGCAGAACACCAGGCAAAAAAATATGGACAATCCATCATCGAGGAATTGTGTTTGTTGCTGGTTCACGGCATATTGCACCTGCTCCACTACAATCATGAAGAACGCAAGAGAGCTAAGCTCATGAGAGATCGAGAGAGGGAAATTTTATCCCGCTTTTTTAAGGGGCGACGCCAGAGGTGA
- a CDS encoding diacylglycerol kinase: protein MKTKNRSLLKSFNYAIDGIIYVLKSQRNMRIHFFVAAVVLGASLILNVSRIEFMALLFAISLVFITELINTAIEFAIDVVTTTFDPLAKIAKDIAAAAVLVASLNAVFLGYLIFFKRLNPYTLRILQAVRHSSIHITCIGILLVILLSIAAKAWTGEKSFLRGGMISGHSALAGCLFTAIAFISNDVLIATLGFLLALLVFHSRMEYGIHSYIEVLTGATLGILVTALIFQLFHL from the coding sequence GTGAAGACGAAGAATCGCTCTCTTTTAAAGAGTTTTAACTATGCCATCGATGGCATAATCTATGTCCTTAAGAGCCAAAGGAATATGAGAATTCACTTCTTCGTGGCCGCGGTTGTGCTCGGGGCAAGTCTCATTTTAAACGTAAGTCGCATTGAATTTATGGCTTTGCTCTTCGCTATCTCCCTGGTATTCATAACCGAGCTTATTAACACCGCCATTGAATTTGCCATCGACGTCGTGACCACAACCTTCGATCCTCTGGCAAAGATCGCCAAGGATATAGCGGCTGCTGCTGTGCTTGTTGCCAGCTTAAACGCTGTTTTTCTCGGCTATCTGATATTTTTCAAAAGGCTAAATCCCTATACCTTAAGAATATTGCAGGCTGTAAGGCATTCATCCATTCATATAACCTGCATTGGAATCTTGCTTGTAATCTTGCTTTCAATTGCGGCGAAAGCCTGGACAGGGGAGAAGAGTTTTCTTCGAGGGGGAATGATCAGCGGGCATAGTGCTCTTGCCGGTTGTCTCTTTACAGCCATCGCTTTTATTAGCAACGATGTTCTCATAGCTACTCTAGGTTTCCTCCTGGCACTACTGGTATTCCATAGTAGGATGGAATATGGTATTCATTCTTATATCGAGGTTTTGACCGGTGCTACCCTAGGTATCCTGGTCACGGCTCTAATTTTCCAACTTTTTCATCTATAG